The segment GGAAGCCCGGCGCTCGCCAGCCTTGCTGGTCTTGCACAAGACCATCTTGGTCCACAACCTTCTGTCTTCACCCCCAGTTTCACTTTGCTCCCGTCTTCGCTGCAATCCCCTCGGGAAGAACAGCCACAGTGCGGGAAGGACACACAGCTCCAAAAACCACTGTCCCACCGACGCGCAGCTGTGGGAGGGAGCCCTGTGCCAAGGAAGCCATCGCCCCTTTCCCTGCGACAACGCACAGTTCACAGAGCGAAAGATCCACTTCTAGAAGCCCTCGGTGTCCCCCGAAACAGTAACAGGACCCGTCCACAAAACGACTCCCCAAAGGCACACGTATACGCTCTGACCGCGTGACCGGCAGGAAGACTCCCACCTCCCCGCCCTTTGCACACGAAGGACGGAAGTCCACAGAAGGATCTTAATGTTGCTTTTTCCCAAAAGCAGATCCCGGGGCAATGGTTCCTGTGGGAGCCATCTGAGGAGTAGGAAACCCAGTGGCAGACATGGGGAGGCCAGGACAGGAGCGGATGAAGAAGCCATCTCCCTGGACGGTTATCCCCACAGGACAGCTTGCAAAGCCATCGCCACACCCTGCCCCGTGGGCAGACCCGGGCAGTGGCAGGGACCTGCCCACTGTCATCCACCAACGGAGGGCTCTGGGCAGGCCCCAGGCCCCTCAGGGAGCACCTCCGTGCCCAGGAATGCCCGTCCCACAAGCCGGCCACAGCGGCACACAGGAGTCAGCCACAGAAGGTCCTAGCAGGCTTGggcccctctcttccccttctaccTCCTCACGGTTTGCTGTGATCAGTGACACGAGGAGTCGGATTTCTCCCGACGGCCTCAAAGTCTGATTTGTAGGAATGTGGTGAGCTGAACGACCACACTGTCGCTGGAGGAAGAGTGGTCTGAGCACGCAGTGATGTTAGCGCCGCGTacgagccaggtgttggtggctcactcctgtcatgccagctgctcaggaggctgagctctgaggactgctagcctgggtagaaaagcacgcaagactcttgtctccaattaatcagcaaaaaacctggaagttggaGGTGACTCGCGTGATGAGGGAGCCAGCCTTGTGCACGAGCGCGAGGCCCCGAATTCAGCCCGCCTGGACGAGCGTCTGCCCTTGCACCCGCAATCCCCTGCCTCCCCGCGCTGCCCACTTCCCACCCACCGTTGAAACGGCGTCAGCAGCCTGCGTTCCCTATCACGATCCACTGCGCCTCCAGCCCTCCGGGGCAGAGGCCGCCGTGGGGAGGCAGGCCGCACCTGAAGCTCGGCCTCGCGCGGAGTCCACCGGGACGTCCTGGCGCTTGAGATTCCCCCCACCGACAACTGGGCCTGCTCCCTGCACTCCCCTTCCCCGGCTCTGGGAAGACGCCTCCGCCGTGCCAGCCGCAGGCCGCTGGGGCGTCCTGGGGGGGTGGTTGTTAGGAAGCGAACGCAGCACATTTGGAGAATACTTCCAAAATGGACGGGAGGAGTTCTGCTCCACACTGTCACGACTGCGCCCACCCAGCCGTCCAGCCGCTCCCGTGTCTCACGACTAAACACACAGGGCAGGAAACCAGGCAAGCCCGGCACGGGGAGGCACAGCGGCTCTTAACATCTCCTGCCGTGACGAGGGGAGTTTTGCCATTTGGGGGGCTCCCCCTCcctgctttcttccttcttcccttctttcttgtctccttccctccttccctccttccctctccctcccttccttctttccttttgctttgatCTTCCTGAAACAATACTAAacttataaaaacttaaaaagcttCTCAGTGCTAAAGGCATCACCTTCTCCGCGCACGTTTTGCTCTCACCATTATCCTGACGTCACTCCCTTCAAGGATCAACACGGCCAAGGGCCTGGAAAGGGTGCACACTGCCGGCAGGTGTGACTGTGGAGGACGCCTGGACTTCTAGCCGTCCGTTATCTGTACGGCCTCACGTGAGAGCCCGATAGCCGTGGGTAGGACGTCAGCCTGCCTCAggaaggtcacacacacacacacacacagtatatacaAAACTACACAAACCGGCAGGAGGAGAAATAAAGGATACTTCGCTGGTTGACTCCTAAACAACAGCTGCTTGTTTACATGAGCTTTTCCATCACCAGCATTCAGCAGGATATGTGAGTTCACAGGTAAGGAAACGAACCGCCAGAAAGCCAAGGAGGTCATGCAAAATCTCACACTTCCTCGTGAATTGCATCACATGCTGTttctgtatcacacacacacacacacacacacacacacacagacacacacacaacgcCTAGGCCAAGGGACAGAGGTCTTGTAGGCCACCACTGGCAGTGCCCTGCCCAGCACTCCACGCTGGGCTTCGGGAGAGAGAACGAGGTACCGTGTGAGGGAGAAGAGATTTCAAAACAATGATCAGACAGCGGTGGAGCTCGAGAGCAGGCTCAGCAAGCGCCTGGTTCCCACAGGCCCCTCTCCCGGGACCTGCGACTCTGGAAACGCCACAGCCGTCACGTCCTTGTTCAGATTTCATCTCCCCAGACCCGCTACGGTCTCCACAGCCTGGATCTCGTGTGGCCCCCACGGGCTCCTCCCAGCGCCCTGAGCACACGAGGTTTGCAGCAAGTCTACGTAGCTTACAGGTTGGAAACGGACTTGTGCTGGCTAACACAGCTCCACCACTGAGAAAAGCACAGTGTTTCCTGGCTAGATCAGGCCTACACAGGACCTTTCTCGTCCTAACATCTGAGTTCATTCACGACCCGAGACGTAAGCTCAACAGACACCAGCTACCTGGGGGGCACTGAACAGCCTCCCTGTGATGCAAGAGGAAGGACTCCATGGAGCCCGAGGGCCCGTCCCCTGGGCGGCTCCGGAAAGAAACCCACCTAGTCCTTCTTTCCCAGTTGCACAAGCGCCACACGCTCACGTGcaacagaaatggagagaaaaaggtgtAAGGAAAACAAATCGCAAATCCACGATCAAAGAAAAGACATCCGAAGGACCCCTGACTTCATTCCAGGCACTACCGCAGGGTTCGGGAGAGATTCTTCCCCACAGGTAGTGCCACGTGCGCACGTGCGCAGACACACTACCTAAGGCGAGGTATCTGCACGGCGGCGCTGCGGTGAGGTAGCCCCTTGGAGCGGCTGGCTTCCGGTGTAGCAGAATGAGCGGCAGGAAGCCCACCTCCGTgtggctgggaggggagggggaggggggaagaggagaagggggagacgGACGGAGAAGGGAAGGATGAGCGAATGCAGTCGGAATATTCGATGTGCACAGGTGAAAATGGGAGCCGGGTacctggaggggaggggtgaggccgTGCCCGCGGGGCACATCTTCTACCGGGCACCCCACCCCCGACACAGCTTCCAGATGTGCACAGACACTTCCTCTCCCCGCTGGGGAAGGAAACGCCTCCTGTAGGCGGAGGAAACCGGAGTCCCCCGACGTCCACCACCGCCCCTGCACTGTAGTTCTCCCACATGGGGAGGTAATTGGCGTTACACACtggacccttccctgcctcgaagGTCAGATGCAAGGAAAGCGAGAGTGATTCCCAGAGTTGATCTGGAAACTCCCAAGCGTCTGGCTCTGGAGTGGATTCCACTGCGCAGCGAGGCACTGCGCCATGACAGCTGCCCCAGCCCACACCCCAAAGGGGATGGAcagggcgtggggagggggatggacaGGGCGTGGGGAGGCTGCCCATCTCCCCGAGCTCCCAAGATTCAGTATTCCAGGGGCTCCGTGGCCGTAGAGCACGCTCCCACAGACTGTGGATTCCTAAAGAAAGCAAGCGCTCCCAAACTGGGTCTCCGGAAAACAACAGGAGAAAGCAACACAGAGAGCGGGCGATCTCCGTCCAGGGCAGGTGTGGGGAATCCCAGAGGCCACCCGCGGCCCTGGGCTAGACACGTCCTGAGGAGACCAGGAAGCTCCCTCTCCACCAATGCACCTGTAGACCGAGTCGCCAGCCCTGGTTTCCTACCCAGCTCTGCACAGAATGGTGGGAAGCACCGTGTCCGCCTCCTGTTTTGACCCTCCTTCTCACCCCCTGGCTCCCACTTCCTgatccccgcccccacccccccaaccaccCCAGGTGTCCTCGTGGCAGCGCAGGCTGCTGCGACTGGCCGCCTCTAGGCTGGGTGAGACACACCCTGCGGTGGGGATCAGCGCGCCCCGGAGTCCCAGAGGTGCCAGATGCCGGGGTCATCTCAGGGCCCGAAGCCCCATGCCCTGGGGTGGGCTGGAGGGgagcaccctctctctctctcttctcccaaaGGCAGCGAGGAAGCGTGAGAAGAGCAGACCCGAGGCATGTGGCCGAGGAGCCCGGCCGCGCGTAGAACGCAGGCGCCTCCGTGGTGGAGGATCACCCGCCGTGCGCGGCACCCCCCGGCCGCGCGCCAGCACCCCCCACGCGAGACTCCGGGCCTAGGTCTGCCCTCGCGGGCGGCGGAGCTTCCTTAATGCCGCGGATGTCCTTCGGGGCTCTTACAGGCGTCTTCTCAACGCAGGAGCCACGGAGGTCGGTGCTGCGTTGAAGGTCGCCCACGGAGACTCCTGAGAGGTGGAACATAACCACCCCGGAGAAGACCGTGACAGGTGCGcgcgtgcaaacacacacacacacacacacacaccccaatgggTCCCCCAGTAAGGTACGAGGCGCTAACCTACATGGGGACAGCTCCTTACGATGTCACACATCAACACGTCTCACCTAAAGCGCACACGCTTGTGAGAAGCGGCTGAGGGGGCTGGCTCCGTGGTGGGTGTGTGACTGCGGGGTCTCCTGAAGGCTGAGGGACAGCTCATCTAAGGAGGAAGGCCGGGAGGCACCTTGACAGCGGGAGTCCACCCACCGGGCTCCGGGGTTAACTCCCTGAAGCCCAAAAATGGGCACGGACAACACTGCCAGGACCTGAGGACAAGCAATGCCGGCACTGCCCTGGAACCCCACAGGCCCGGGACACCCGCACAGAGGCCCCGGACACCCCTACAGGCCCCAGACACCCACACAGGCCCTGGACACCTGCACAGGCCCAGACACCCACACAGGCCCTGACACCCGCACAGGCCCCGGACACCCCCACAGGCACCGGACACCCGCACAGGCCCCGGACACCCGCACAGAGGCCCCAGACACCCGCACAGGCCCTGATACCCGCACAGGCCCTGGCCACACCCACAGGCCCCGGACACCCGCACGGGCCCCGGACACCcccacaggccccagacacccgcacaggccccagacacccgcaCAGGCCCCGGACACCCGCACAGGCCCCGGACACCCGCACAGAGGCCCCGGACACCCCCACAGGCTCCAGACACCCGCACAGAGGCCCCGGACACCCGCACAGGCCCCGGACACCCGcacaggccccagacacccgcacaggccccggacacccgcacgggccccagacacccgcacaggccccagacacccgcaCGGGCCCCGGACACCTGCACAGACGCCCCAGACACCCGCACAGGCCCTGACACCCCCACAGGCCCCGGACACCCCCACAGGCCCCGGACACCCGcacaggccccagacacccgcaCAGGCCCCGGACACCCGCACGGGCCCCGGACACCCGCACAGGCCCCAGACATCCGCACAGGCCCCGGACACCTGCACAGAGGCCCCAGACACCCGCACAGGCCCTGACACCCCCACAGGCCCCGGACACCcccacaggccccagacacccgcacaggccccagacacccgcacaggccctggccacacccacaggccccggacacccgcacagaggccccggacacccgcacaggccccggacacccccacaggccccagacacccgcacaggccccagacacccgcacagaggccccggacacccgcacagaggccccggacacccgcacaggccccggacacccccacaggccccagacacccgcaCAGGCCCCAGACACACGCACAGGCCCCGGACACCCGCACAGAGGCCCCGGACACCCCCACAGGCTCCAGACACCCGCACAGAGGCCCCAGACACCCGCACAGGCCCTGACACCCCCACAGGCCCCGGACACCCGCACAGGCCCCGGACACCCGcacaggccccagacacccgcaCAGGCCCCGGACACCCGCACGGGCCCCGGACACCTGCACAGGCCCCGGACACCCGCACAGAGGCCCCGGACACCCGCACAGAGGCCCCGGACACCCCCACAGGCCCCGGACACCCGCACAGAGGCCCCGGACACCCGCACAGAGGCCCCGGACACCCCCACAGGCCCCGGACACCCGCACAGAGGCCCCAGACACCCGCACAGGCCCCGGACACCCGCACGGGCCCCGGACACCCGcacaggccccagacacccgcacaggccctggccacacccacaggccccggacacccgcacagaggccccggacacccgcacaggccccggacacccccacaggccccagacacccgcaCAGGCCCCAGACACACGCACAGGCCCCGGACACCCGCACAGAGGCCCCGGACACCCCCACAGGCTCCAGACACCCGCACAGAGGCCCCAGACACCCGCACAGGCCCTGACACCCCCACAGGCCCCGGACACCCGCACAGGCCCCGGACACCCGcacaggccccagacacccgcaCAGGCCCCGGACACCCGCACAGAGGCCCCAGACACCCGCACAGAGGCCCCGGACACCCCCACAGGCCCCGGACACCCGCACAGAGGCCCCGGACACCCGCACAGAGGCCCCGGACACCCCCACAGGCCCCGGACACCCGCACAGAGGCCCCGGACACCCGCACAGAGGCCCCGGACACCCCCACAGGCCCCGGACACCCGCACAGAGGCCCCAGACACCCGCACAGGCCCCGGACACCCGCACGGGCCCCGGACACCCGCACAGGCCCCAGACACCCACACAGGCCCCGGACACCCCCACGGGCCCCGGACACCTACACAGAGGCCCCAGACACCCGCACAGGCCCCGGACACCCCCACAGGCCCCGGACACCTGCACAGAGGCCCCAGACACCCGCACAGAGGCCCCGGACACCcccacaggccccagacacccgcaCAGAGGCCCCAGACACCCGCACAGAGGCCCCGGACACCCCCACAGGCCCCGGACCCCTGCACAGAGGCCCCAGACACCCGCACAGAGGCTCCGGACACCCCACAGGCCCCGGACACCCGCACAGGCCCCGGACACCCCCACAGGCCCCGGACACCCGCACAGAGGCCCCAGACACCCGCACAGAGGCCCCAGACACCCGCACAGAGGCCCCGGACACCCCCACAGGCCCCGGACACCCGcacaggccccagacacccgcaCAGGCCCCGGACACCCCCACAGGCCCCGGACACCTGCACAGAGGCCCCAGACACCCGCACAGAGGCCCCGGACACCcccacaggccccagacacccgcaCAGAGGCCCCAGACACCCGCACAGAGGCCCCGGACACCCCCACAGGCCCCGGACACCTGCACAGAGGCCCCAGACACCCGCACAGAGGCTCCGGACACCCCACAGGCCCCGGACACCCGCACAGGCCCCGGACACCCCCACAGGCCCCGGACACCCGCACAGAGGCCCCAGACACCCGCACAGAGGCCCCAGACACCCGCACAGAGGCCCCGGACACCCCCACGGGCCCCGGACACCCGCACAGAGGCCCTGGCCACCCCCACAGGCCCCGGACACCCGCACAGGCCCCGGACACCTGCACAGAGGCCCCGGACACCCCCACAGGCCCCGGACACCCGCACAGAGGCCCCAGACACCCGCACAGAGGCCCCGGACACCCCCACAGGCCCCGGACACCCCCACAGGCCCCGGACACCCGCACAGAGGCCCCGGACACCCCCACAGGCCCCGGACACCCCCACAGGCCCCGGACACCCGCACAGAGGCCCCGGACACCcccacaggccccagacacccgcaCAGAGGCCCCAGACACCCGCACAGAGGCCCCGGACACCCCCACAGGCCCCGGACACCTGCACAGAGGCCCCAGACACCCGCACAGAGGCTCCGGACACCCCACAGGCCCCGGACACCAGCACAGGCCCCGGACACCCCCACAGGCCCCGGACACCCCCACAGGCCCCCGGACACCCGCACAGAGGCCCCAGACACCCGCACAGGCCCTGACACCCGcacaggccccagacacccgcacaggccccggacacccgcacagaggccccagacacccgcacagaggccccagacacccgcacagaggccccggacacccccacaggccccagacacccgcaCAGAGGCCCCAGACACCCGCACAGGCCCCGGACACCTGCACAGGGGCTCCGGACACCCGCACAGGCCCTGACACCcccacaggccccagacacccgcaCAGAGGCCCCAGACACCCGCACAGAGGCTCCGCACACCCGCACAGGCCCTGACACCcccacaggccccagacacctGCACAGGCCCCGGGGCCCATGTCTGACTGCAGGCACAGAAACAGGCCGGGGCCAGAGGTAGATCAGGACATAGGAAAGCGGCTGCCTGTCTCCTACCCCAGACCAGTCACACATAATATTTgatctgagggggaaaaaaattcaaaacctcTGCTGGCCAAAAAAAGTCTGCACTGGTAAAAACCCAAAGTAAATGTCTGAGCCCCATTAGCGAAGAAGGCCCAGTAAGACGAGAATACCAGGATTTCACCCCACAGCGGAGGATCTGGGGTCCTGTAAACAAAGGAGCCCACATAACCAGACAGCCGTGACGCTGCTCTAAGATCTGCGCATGTGCAACTGGCCCACTGGAGAGGCAGCACTCGGGCACACCAGACCGGGCACCAACACTGTCCACGCCAGCCCCGGACATGAGAGCACGCCAGCCCAGGGCCCTCGCCTCCTCGTGCACCATCCACACATCCAACTGTGGGCCTTGGAAGGAGTGGCCGGCAGGGGCGCTCTGGGAAACCAATGACGGTCACGTGGACATTCCCAGAATAGTGGACACGGGCTGTGGTTTGGCACCAAAGCGGCCACATCAAAGTTCCACAAACTGGCCACGATGATTCAGAAAAGCGGCTGCCACATAAACGGCTGGTGGTGGGCGTCACAGCCCGGAGCAAGGCAGGGTCCACCAAGGCTGCTCTCCCAAGACAAATGCCCAGCTCTAGAACCTTCCCTTGAAGGTTCGCGGTAAccagccttcttttcttttcctcagagGTTGTGATGACCCGAGAGGAGCGAGGGTCGCCTCGAAGGCTTGCCCTGGCGGCTGAGCTCCCTGGGTGGAATCCTCGCGTCACCCCTTCCTGCCCTCGGCCCTTCGCAGCCCTTCCTTGGGCGCCGCCGCCAGGGTGGCATCTTCAGAAGGGACAACCCCGGCCACGCACGGTCGTGACTGAGCTCCAGCTCCAAGAGGAGGAAGCCACCGTGTGGCTCAGGAAGACAGCGCGCACCTCCATCTGTCGCCTTCCGTGCAACGTGACTGAAGCCCCCGAGTTCCGTGCCCACgcccccctccctgtccccgAGTCTCGTGGCCTCTCTGGGTGCAGCCGAGATCGGGCAGCCCCCAAAGGGAAGCTGGGAGCCGGGAGCCTGATGGGGAGCTGCGGAAGCCGACGCACCGCGCTGGAGCGGAGGCCCGCCAGCCCCTCGGAGTTCCCCCCAGTTCcaaggccggggagggggcgggggagggggtgggaagcaGGCAGGACATTTCTTTCCCTTACAATAAAAGCAGGGAGGAGGCTCCCGGCATGGCTCGGGTGTGCTCCAGGGAACCGGAGGCGCCGACGCTCATGAAATCCGGCTCCAGGAGGGACGGGAGGTGGACGGCACGGACGGCCCCGCCCCTGCTGATGCCGTGCGGTGTGGGTTCTGTGAGCCCGGGGACCGCCGACGCCGAGGAGGGCGTCCCTCTGAGCATCCCacctgtgcctgtgtgtgcctgtgtgtgtgtgtgtgtgcacgcgcgcgtgcgcatcTTCCCAAAGCCACGCTTCGCCCACACGTGAGGCAATTTTGGAAAACGTTGCTGAAAGCTTTTGAAGCTACCAGCGTCCCCACCGCTCAAGCTGACAGGGAGCTAGAAAGCTCCACGGCCACGCAGCCAGAACATCAGTGAGAAGAGGGCGGAGGGATGCCGGAGCTCAGGGCAAAGGAAGGGCCTTCCAGAGGGCGCTCGTGCCATGCTTCCTCGAGACCCGTGGAGAGTCCCCCCTGGCTTCCCAGGGTGGGCTGAGGGCGGACTCCTGGCCTCCCTTTCCTCCAGTCTGGAAGCGCTAGGTGACCAAGAGGGAATAAGACCGCAGCTAAACGGAGAGCTGCTTCATGGGTTCGGAAAAAGGCCCAACTTCCTCCCACAAGTCCTGTTAGACACAGATGTCGTTTGCAACACAGTGTGCCTTGTTGTTTGTCCTTTAGGAATGGGTCTCCTATAATAAATAGGAAGGTGTCCCAAGCAGTAGAACTGCCTGCCCCCCTAGAAACCACAAGCCTAGGACTTCACACAAGAGTACCAGCCAAACAATAATCTCCGCCAAGTGGGCAGAGCCGCCTGTGCGAATGTGGCTGCAGGCGGAGACGAAGGTGAAGGCTCCTGGCTCATCTTCCCTAGCGCGTGCATGAGCTGAGAGGCTCTCGGACCCTGAGTGAAGGCATGATATACATCTCCGAGCTGCCCGCAGGAGCGGGGCGGGTCCGTGGATGGAAGCGGAGCCTTGTCTCAGGATGTCTGTACAATAAACAGAATGTTCTcgaggcagacagacctgaggtCCTCATGAAGCAGACAGAAGCTCTGCATCTGAGATTCGCAGACTGAAGACCCAAATGCGAGTTACACTCGTGACATCTGGGATCATCACCCATGACGTGGGCTCAAAGACTGGCCCTGCCTCTCTGAGGTTGTCATGGGATGAAGGAAATGACCACCAGAAATGAAGGGCAACAAACGTgacaatggggctgggaaggtggcttagggaTGGAGTTCCTTCCCAGCCtgcgtaaagccctgggttcgattcctcagcatcacatacacagaaaaagcagaagtggcgctgtgctcaagaggtagagtgctagccttgagcaaaaggaagccagggacagtgctcaggccctgagttcaagccccaggactggcaaaaacaaaaaaacaaaaccaatacacacacacacacacacacacacacacacacacacagtgtacaaATGAGGCCATGGAGGAACGAAGCCCTGGGACTTCGCTCTGGGCACTGATTCCGAGTTGTGGTACAGTCCCTGCAGGCTGGGATTCTGATAATACTTTGGAAGGCTGTCCCTCAGGGAGTTCACGGGGAAATAAATGACTTCCACTGAGCATCTCATCCCAACAGAAGCAAGACAGGAATTCACCAGCGGACAGCGGAGGCCTGCATGTCAGACACAGTCCCCTGTGAATCAGCCCCTCACCTGTGGTCTGGCTATTTTGGATCCCTTAAATGAGCTTTGAAAAGGCAAGAAGAAGGGATCACCTTATTTTTAAAGGCCCCAGAGGGCTCACGGCCAGGTCGTCATGTTTTTATAGCTTCTTTCGTGGGTCGGGAGCTGTACGGATTTTGTGCTCACTGGGAATTTAACCCATATTTAAGTGTGCCGATTATAGCTGCAAGCACACTCTAAGTTCCAGTGTGTGGTTGGCGAGGTGGACAAGGACACGGCTCTGGAAATTTACAGCCCAGAAATAGCAATGTGGTCTGTCTGCTTGAGAAGGGCCAGCGCCACAAGGACCAACAGGGAGAAGACCCACAAACAACAGCCAGCAAAGCAAAAGGGGGTTCTGTCCCCCGCCTGTCACTGGGCACCTAACAGGTTCCTCCGGTGCTGGAGACACAGAAGGAGGCCACGGTGAGCTCTCAAG is part of the Perognathus longimembris pacificus isolate PPM17 chromosome 8, ASM2315922v1, whole genome shotgun sequence genome and harbors:
- the LOC125356017 gene encoding extensin-like, translated to MAAKPVCRAQDDGGQGGRPPGQVFLLTCTSAPSHQSPLGGGRHLSRVPDDLTGCPSQEGGGTDGCSVSGSTGQEPGLQLIPTHCRSTRYGLHSLDLVWPPRAPPSALSTRGLQQVYVAYRLQTPAQRPQTPAQALTPPQAPDTRTGPGHPHRPQTPAQAPDTRTGPGHLHRPRTPAQRPRTPAQRPRTPPQAPDTRTEAPDTRTEAPDTRTGPRHTHRPRTPAQRPRTPPQAPDTRTEAPDTRTGPDTPTGPGHPHRPRTPAQAPDTRTGPGHPHRGPRHPHRGPGHPHRPRTPAQRPRTPAQRPRTPPQAPDTRTEAPDTRTEAPDTPTGPGHPHRGPRHPHRPRTPARAPDTRTGPRHPHRPRTPPRAPDTYTEAPDTRTGPGHPHRPRTPAQRPQTPAQRPRTPPQAPDTRTEAPDTRTEAPDTPTGPGPLHRGPRHPHRGSGHPTGPGHPHRPRTPPQAPDTRTEAPDTRTEAPDTRTEAPDTPTGPGHPHRPQTPAQAPDTPTGPGHLHRGPRHPHRGPGHPHRPQTPAQRPQTPAQRPRTPPQAPDTCTEAPDTRTEAPDTPQAPDTRTGPGHPHRPRTPAQRPQTPAQRPQTPAQRPRTPPRAPDTRTEALATPTGPGHPHRPRTPAQRPRTPPQAPDTRTEAPDTRTEAPDTPTGPGHPHRPRTPAQRPRTPPQAPDTPTGPGHPHRGPGHPHRPQTPAQRPQTPAQRPRTPPQAPDTCTEAPDTRTEAPDTPQAPDTSTGPGHPHRPRTPPQAPGHPHRGPRHPHRP